The following DNA comes from Miscanthus floridulus cultivar M001 chromosome 5, ASM1932011v1, whole genome shotgun sequence.
AATCCGTTACTGTTCACCACGAAAACCATCTCGCTTTTACTGTGCCGGTAACAGTGATATGTGAGAGGGACGGAAGTTGCCGGCTTGCACGCTctttatattttatatatataatataatatatgtGCCGGTAACAGTGATATGTGAGAGGGACGGAAGTTGCCGGCTTGCACGCtctttatatatatgtatgtatagattcAGTAGTCTGTCTGTACAGTGAGCAAACAGACAAATCGCTGCCCACAGGCCCACACCACACCCGGTTGCTGGATTTATTTGTCCGCAGCTGACCCCGGCGACTCCTTGGTAAGGACTGTTTGGAACAAggaattttttctatttttatatttttcgatAAAATTAAattgattcatgtgaaattcCTGAACGATTCCTGTGAAATTTACGTTTTTTCTGTCAAGCCTGTAGTGGTGGGGAAGCATCGCTCCCAAAGCATATACCGGACGCTGCAGTCGTGTGTTTAAGCAAAAGCAGATGCCATCTTAACACTGCGAGGGCCATGTAATCACTCACACGATTGGTGCTGCGAGCATATCAACATGCACGGACGCTCTGTTGGTTTCCTGGAACCTTCAACTCCAAAGGCAGACAGCTAAAACAGAGCCGGAACCGGGGACATGAGAATTCGATGCTCCCGGTTTGAGACCCTCTGCTACGTTCGATCCAACGGTTCTTGAGCCGCCTCCATGACACAAAGCTCCATCGTGGCCGTCGGTCGAAGCCGGGCAAAGCCGCGGCAGGAGCGGAATGCCCGGCCGTAGAGGTTTCTGTGTCAAGTGCGTGGCGGAACTGTCCTGGGAACAAATTCCAGTCCAAGTATCTGACCGTGACCGCAGGCCGCAGCTGCGTGCGTGCGTCAGACGTCCTCTTTTTCACAACCTCCACCTCCACAGTCCACCGCGCAGACGTGACCAAGAACCACCACCACctattctttcttcttctccccgATGCAGACCgccgtggtggtggtgttggCGGCGCTGCTGCTCCCCCTCTCCGCCTTGCTGCGCTTAGGCTGCTTAGCCACGGccaccgccgacgccgacgccaatCGGACCACCAGCGGCAACGACACGAGCTGCGCGCCGGCGACATGCGGGAACCTGAGCATCACGTACCCGTTCTCGCTCGCCGGCGTGCATCCGCTGGAGTGCGGCTACCCGGCCTTCGGGCTGACATGCGACGCTGCTGCTGGCAGGGCGTACCTCAGCAAGACGTTCAGGGTGAACCTGTACCGCGTGCTCAGCATATCCTACGACAACCGCTCCATGCTCGTGGCAGTGGAGACCGCCTTCTCCGGCGACGAGGCGTGTAGAATCCCGGACTTCAACGTGTCCTCTGGCCTCGGCCTCTTCCCGGTCAACACCAGCGCCACCAACTGGGAGCTCACGTTCGTCTACAACTGCAAGATTCCTCACAACGAGCTGCTGACAGGGCCATGTGCCAAACACCCAATTGGGGCTTACATCTCCAAGAGGCCCGGCGACGTGGAGAACAGCCGGCCGCAGTGGGTTCAGGCGAACTGCAGCTCCGCGAGCGTGCCGGTGCGCCGGAATCTGACTCGTGAGTCCGTGTACGATTCATTGATCAGCGATGGTTTCCTCCTGGACTGGCCGACGCTTGGAGACTGCGATGCGTGCAAACGGAAAGGAGGGCAGTGCAGGTTCTACGAGCTTTCCTTCCAATGCGTCAATTCGTCGACTTCTTCTCGTGGTAAGCATCCTCTATTACCTTGTGCCGGAGTACTTTGGATTGGAGAAGCAATACATTAGTAGATGGACAACCTCACCATTGctgcattttttttttgtctagcTGGTGCCTCGTATTTACCTGTTCTTGTGAATTTAAATTAAACCTGAATTCCTACTATGACATCAAAACAAAACAACAAGTATTGTTCGTAGATAAGATGCACTTGACGCGAACAAGATAAAACAATCAATGCCAGCCTCAAGTTTGAATACCGCTTCCCCTTTGACTTGTCTAGCTCTAGCCCGGCAGCTCCAATATGAATTTTGAAGTGGTCAGTTCATAGACTTGGATGGAACTTTGAACTTTGAAGCGCTTCCTCGCATCACTGGCGGCAAATTGCTCTGCACTTCTTCCTTTCTTATCTCTAAAGCCTCTAACAAGCCTTAGAAGTAGGCTGAAAAGGTAGCAGGAGCCAATCCTTGTGTATTCAGTAATCGTTTTTTTTTTCCTATTAAAAAACTGTAATCCATTCAATGGTCAATGGAAAGCATGAGGCGGCCAGGCTGCTCTATTAATTTGTGCCTTCAGGTTTGATGCACAGGCCGTTTTCTGAAAAGACTGTTCAACCTTTTGACAGCCAGGAGATTTGGTCCAACCATATGCTTGATGTTTTCCTGACTAACACGCACATGTATATATACAGTAGAGGCATTTGCCAGAGTTTTCAATTTCTTCTCTCCATAACTGGTATCAGGGAACGGGGTAATAGGTAATCTGAAAGGGACTGATACCTGTTCATATTTAATCTCCAACTGATAACAGATGAGGTTCAGCTGAGAGTTGACTCAGGTCTACCAATAGTGCCTGATCTTCAAGTCTTCTCCCCAAGTCTTCCCTGGATAGACTACCATTCGTTTTCATTAGATATTTCATGCATGCTAGGAATACCACAAAGTGACCTTAGTGCAAGGGCAAGGATAGGCATATTCTCCTCTACAGAACTCAGAAGTCTTTGATCGTGCACAGTGCTGTCCTGTTGTTTGAACATCTTGACTAACATCTTGGCTGCTTCCACAGATTCATTGGATGCAATGTCATCTTGATGTCTACTTGTTCGGTTGAGATTGAGATCATGTCTTTGTCTTTTACTTTCTCGGTTGTCCCAACTCATGTAAACTATATCACTATATGTCCTATCAAAAACTTCACTTTGTCTTCCACTGACAAATGAGGTACACTTGCCGTTTAGTAGAGTGATCCAGAAGATTAGTATACttaagtctttttttttttttgcataactCTAACAAACAATCAAACATTTGACCATGATGTGCCAAGTAAAGGGGCATGCAGCAATTTTTTCTCTGATCGTTGTTAACAGTAAAAAGATCCTTTTCTCATTTCTCTGAAACTTTATGAGTTGGTTTATCCTCATGATCTCATCTCCTTACGAAACTTTTCTGAACATGCAGGCGGCGCAAAGAGTCTTGGGCTCAAAATTGCAGGAGGTAATGAAAAACTTTATTATCTGAATGAAAGACCAGACCTTATTGTGCAAATGTGCATGCTTGCATTTGGCTGAGCATTGGGTCTTTATTATCCTTGGAGCCATATTAGTTTGCTATATGACTCATGACGTGGTTACCCTTGTGGTTGGAACCGGTGTCACAAGCAGGAATCGCAGCAGCTCTTCTATGCGTGATCATACTGAGCATTGGGTTTCTCCTCATGCTGCACAAGCGAAGGAAGAGGAAGAGATCTGCGTCACTGGCCGGGCTCATCCGTGATGGGACACCATTGGCATCGCTCCGGAAAGAGTTCAGCATGACCGGATCGCCCCGTACGCACATCTTCACTTACGAGGAGCTTGACGAGGCCACCGACGGCTTCAGCGACGAACGCGAGCTCGGCGTCGGCGGCTTCGGCACAGTGTACAAAGGCACGAAATAAAGGGTTTTCAGTTTCAGCTAGTCCTGTCCGATGCATGGTTTCTTCAGAGGTTAAAAGCTAAGAAATGGCATGCATGTACGTTGTGCAGGGACTCTGCGGGACGGGAACGTGGTGGCGGTGAAGCGGCTGTACAAGAACAGCTACAAGAGCGTGGAGCAGTTCCAGAACGAGGTGGAGATCCTGTCGCGGCTGCGGCACCCGAACCTGGTGACGCTCTACGGCTGCACCTCGCCGTGGAGCAGCCGCGACCTGCTCCTCGTCTACGAGTACGTCCCCAACGGCACGCTAGCCGACCACCTCCACGGCGCGCGCGCCTCGGCCTCGGCGGCGGGGTCCGACgactccgcgccgccgccgccgctgacgcTGTCGTGGCCCGTCCGCCTGGGCATCGCCGTGGAGACGGCGAGCGCGCTGGAGTACCTCCACGGCGTGGAGCCGCACCAGGTGGTGCACCGCGACGTGAAGACCAACAACATCCTCCTGGACGAGGCGTTCCACGTGAAGGTGGCCGACTTCGGGCTGTCCCGGCTGTTCCCGGCGCACGCCACGCACGTGTCCACGGCGCCGCAGGGCACGCCCGGGTACGTCGACCCCATGTACCACCAGTGCTACCAGCTCACCGACAAgagcgacgtgtacagcttcggcgtcGTGCTGGTGGAGCTCATCTCCTCCAAGCCCGCCGTGGACATGagccgcgcccgcgcccccgGCGGTGGCGACGTCAACCTGGCCAGCATGGCCGTGCACATGATCCAGTGCTACGAGATCGACCGCCTCGTGGACCCGCGGATCGGGTACCGGACGGACGGCGGGACCAAGCGGGCCGTGGACCTCGTCGCCGAGATGGCGTTCCGGTGCCTGCAGCCGGAGCAGGACGTGAGGCCGCCCATCAGCGAGGTGCTGAACGCGCTGAGAGAGGCGCAGAGGATGGAGCAGGATGGGTGCGCCGTCAAGGCCAAGGATGACATGGGGTTGCTCAAGAAGAGCAGGGACGGCTCGCCAGACTCCGTCATGTATCAGTGGACCAGCCCATCCACCACTACCCATAACAGCAGTTGAGGGTTCAGTCAGAAAAGAAAACATATCAGTAACCTGTGTGCAGCCCTTATTAGGTTACGTAACCTGTAAATTGATGCGTTTGTGGAAGAGAGTGTTTTTGTTCAAAAAATTATCTCGCGGAAAGCTTCCTTGTAAAGGCCGTATGGATGATAGAGAATTCAGATTCTGCGCCAACTGAAACATCAAGCATTCACCGAAAATATTGATATATTATTATATTGCTGTACACGTAGGATGATGCCGTGCTGCATACTTCCGATTGGAGGAATCTTTATGCGACATTTCCATGTTCACACTGCACAAGCACAACAAACTTTGTGTGACTTCCCACAGCTTTTGGTTGTTGGCCATGGCTTCTGCTGACATGCAGACAAAAAGACCTGTCTATTTCATTTTCAGAATATATTTAGCATATTGCTGTACTccttccatcccaaattataagttatttcaaCTTCCTTAGAGAGTTAAAATAttttaagtttaaccaaatttgtataataaaataataatatttatgataccaactaagtattattagattctttattaattatattttcatagtatatctatttgatgcCACGTAtctttataattctctctataactttagtcaaacttgagatgctttgactctcaaaGATTattgaaatgacttataatttgaaacggatggaGTATCTTTCAGTCAGCCAAAAGACTCTTTTTTTTGCATCCCCAAATTATACATTTTTGTGTACTACATCCGTTCCAGGACAAATGCTTTGGTAATCTTCCGTTGGACGTTCACACACCTTGTGTGAATCTGAATCATCCGCAGTACAGGGAGTCAGTCGCGCAAGGTACATCCAGTGCGAAATTTTGCATGATCTCCGACTTGAGCAACAAGGGGACCCAAATTTTGGGCAAAAACATACATACACTGCTCTTCTCTGCAATGCTGGTTGGACATGCAGAAAAATACTCGTGCAAGTGCAATACAACAATCATCAACAATGCATCATCGAGTACGATCTCCTCTGCATCTGTTCGTACTGCTCTTCTTCTCCAGCCTCGCCGCGGCCTCTGCAGCCACAGAGCGGATCCCGAACTCcaccacgtcgtcgtcgtcgtcgtcgtgcccATCCTACCGGTGCGGACACGCCGTGGACATCCGGTACCCGTTCTGGATCGACGACGGCAGCGCGAGCGCCGGCAACGCCTCGTCGTTGTCGTCCTCCCAGTCCCACTGCGGGTACCCGAGCCTGCGCCTGGAGTGCCGGCGCGAGACGCCGGTGCTGCCGCTCCCGTCGGGGGACTACGCCGTGACGCACGTCATGTACGGCGACCGCACCGTGTCGCTGTTCGACCTCGGCGTGTTCTCGCTGTCCAACACCTGCCCGCTGGTGGGTCGCAACCTGTCCCTCCCCTCCGGGTCGCCGCTGTCGCTCACGCCCCGGGACGCCAACCTCACCTTCTTCGTCCACTGCTCCTTCGTGGGCATACCCGCGCACCTCGTGGCGTGCCTCGAGGGCGACGGCAGGCACCACTCGTACGTGTTCCGCGACGGCGACGAGCTCGCGCCGTACGGCTACGCGGGGCTGTGCCAGAGCGTCATCGGCATGCCCGTGCTGCGGAGGTCCCTGCTCGGCGCCGCGGGGTCCACCAGCAGCCCGCTGGACGCCGTCGTGCCCGCGCTCAACATGGGGTTCGAGCTGAGCTGGAGGCCCGAGGCGGACGGGGAGTGCGGACAGTGCGAGAGAGCCGGCGGCCTGTGCGGCCGCCGTCGGCAGGCGGGGCACGGCCCGTGGACCTTCGCGTGCTTCCGGGCAGCGGCGAACCAAGCGTGGATTCCTCCGAAAACTCCAGGTACGCGTGCATATATATTCCTCCTAGGCGTGTTCTTTAGAGATTTCATAGATTTTTGCTGCGTCAAGGTTTAAATGGGCTTAACGATATGGAGCTCTCCGAGACGCGTAGTTAAGAATTGGCCTGACAGCGAGTTAGGCAAACTATAAAGGATGGCCCAAATCCAGTGGGCCTTAGCCCGTATAGGGCCTGGTGTCCGGTGGACTTAAGATTTGTTGATTTGGTTCAATTAATCAAAGAAAAAATTATCGACAATTCTAGTGTCCCGGACGTCCGGAGTGtgagtgcatcggacgctggtccgCTTCAAAAACGTGCCCGCCCCGCGTGGAATAAAATGGAACCCCGCCCGCCCCCCGCGTATAAAACAGAATAGAACGGAACCCGCCCCATTTCTCCTCTCCCCACCACTCCCCTGTCCCCCGTTCCCCCACCACGCCCATGTCCCAAAAGAGCACGAAACACTTCCAGTGCAACATTGCAAATATATGGAAAAACTATATAGTGTAACATCATGATATAAATACTGTAACATCCCAAAAAAAATATAGTGTAACATTAAAAACAtgcactgcaacatcgaaaaatatgtactgcaacaacGAAAATATGCACtgcaacataaaaaaatatatactgcaacatcgaaaaacatgtagtgcaacatcgaaaattatgtgcTGCAACATCAAAAAAATATGTGCTACAACATCGCAAAACATgaactgcaacatcgaaaaaatatgtaatgcaacatcgaaaattatgtgctgcaacatcaaaaattatatactgcaacatctcaagcagtagtactgcaacatcgcaaaaacatTTATTGCAACGATCCTGTTGCAACATTCAAAaaatcatctgttacaacataaaaAAAACCATTGCAACTTGGGAGAAAACAGCAAAAAAGGGTACATAAAATGCCCCTGGCTGATCACCTTCGAGCTCGCTGGAGGGAGGAGGGAATAGGACCCCAGAGCTCGCTATAACCCCAGCCACCGccgcgtccctcagatccagaggaggaggagcaggaggactcaaatctagaggaggaggaggagggttcAGATCCAGAGAAGGACCGACTTACCTCGTCGAAGCCGCCCCAtcgtcctcgtctccggtgggggtcgcatggaggtcgcggagggagggagaggggtgGCAGCGACCTAGCAGCGACCTAGTGCACAGGCGTGGCGTCCGTCCCCGTGGCGGCCTGGAGAACGGCGCGCGGCGCGCCAGCGAGTGGGTACAGAGGAGCGGGGGGGAGGGGGAGCGGGCGACTGAAGCAGCGAGTGGGCGCTGGGGGAGACGGGATGGGATAAGAAGTTGGTGGGCGCGTTCAGTGAGTCGTTCTGTGTGCGGGTCCATCTGGACGGGACGGACGCCTGCACAGTATCATTATCGAAGAATTATCTGTATGGCTTCACAAAATCTATAGCTTCCTTAGATGGTCATTTTTCTTCTGAAGTTACGTGTAAGACCCGAAAATGAATTTGACTTACCTGTATGGCCTTCTCTCATTAATCAATCGACACGCTGAGATGTGAGACCTCAAGCCGGTCACCGTTAGGGGTCATTCAGTTCCTTCGGAACGAGTCCCTAGAATGATTCCCGGTTGGTATGGTTCATTAATTTGTATAATCTTGACAAGCTGAAATGGCTCATAGGTCCAATCTAGGCTAACCGAACAGTTAAGGGTCTATTTGGTGCGGTTCTAGCTTTGGCTAGCTTTAGCAGAAAAGCGATATCAAACACTCAAAGAGGATGAGTTATTTTTTGGTGTCCAAAAGAGGACCTGGGACCCCTTTTTAATATGAATGAGCTACTTTTCGGCACTTAAACTCTGGCTCCTCCAAATGAGCTTTTGGAAGAGAAGTCGTGCCAAATAGgcattaagggcctgtttggttgctgCAGGTAGGTTTGCAGCCAGGCAAGTATCTGGACCTCAGGTCACCGAAGTCCAATGCCTGAGAATTCTTGCTAGGACCAGGCATGTTCACAATCCTTCAACCAAATAAGCCCTAAAGATTTGACCTTGTTGGTTGTCTGATCCGTTCCCTACCGCATATATTTCGGTTTATTGACCCCTAGGAACCCTAAGAACAAGTCACCATAGTGCCAAAACACTATGACGTTATGCTCGAAGTCAAATTCCAAACACTATGATCATGGTGCTCGGCGAGTTAGCACTACGATACAATACCTTCGGTGATCATTGGGCCATCGGGGTTGTGTTTTAGGGTTTTTGGGTTCACAAATAGTCCAAACCCCAAACCCTAGCACATTACCTTTATGGTCACTCGGGTTGTGTTTTAGGATTTGTGGGTTGTCAAATACCCAGAAACAATCTGTGTTGAAAGGTTGATCATGTAAAGATGCCATGGCCACATAAGGTTAGTTATGGTATAACATATATTGGTGGTGTGTGTTTAGGTATTTTAATTTCGAAGGAGGTATTGAAGGAGTTGACGAAGATTGAAGATAACGGTGTGAAAGTGAGAAAAGGCACCTAGAGCATTGGTTAAAAGGTGGGGAAGTAGGCTGGTAATAGTGTGGGAACATGATGGCTTATAATGAAATTTCAATCAAGATTCTTGAATTTCAATGTTTATACTGATAAACAATACTCCATCCGTCCTGTGCATTATGGTCATTCTTAGACAAAATAAGAGAGAATGCAATAGACACATGTACCCCTCATTTAACTTCCTAATCTATTGAAATCTAATTCTATTCCTCATGATTAAAGGGTGAGCTCTCTGTCTCCTTGTACAAAATATGGCAAGTACATGAATTACTTTTCTTATACAAAATAATCATGtatttttatttaattaaacATTATCTTCTTGTTCTCCGAATGTACTATATTTCAGGACAAATTTTAAATgatagaatacactatatttccGGATGGAGGGAGTCtattattttccattaaaaaTATACTTTTAAGTTTTTAGTGGTATATACTTTCTATGTTCACTGTAGAACATGTATGCGGTATTTAGTGGAGGCTTACAAGTAAGTCACATGATAAAAAAAATGAAGAAATAAAGAAGTAGTTGGGTGACCAAACTAGGAGACGGTCCGCCATttggcactactacacaaacgaatatgcgcagcgttgcacttttgcactccgtggcgggcatctttttttccccgctgcggtaaatcccacgatctaccgcggcgggcattttttatttaccgcagcgggcacttttgcccgccacggtaaatcgatttaccgtggcgggcatcttaatatgtccgccacggtaaataccctatttaccgtggcggacaacgTTAAAAGCCCGCCGCGGAAAAGGACTAGGCCCATCAGGTCCAAGCTGTCCCGATATTCGTCTACACGTATATATAGGTATACTTAGGCGCTGTGGCTCTGCCTCTAACGCAAAGGCCAGCACCAGTGTGgcggccggccctgcccccggcgCGACGGCCCTGCTCCCTCCGACACGGCCGCACCGGTGAGCTCTCCACGAAGGCTGACGGCGAGCTGCACTTCCACGCGCGGCCGCGGGATGCCCCCTCCCCTCGAGCCGGCGAGCTGCTTCTAGAGGAGGCGCGACCTGCATCTCCCGGCGGCAAGGACCGCCACAgcaaggtggcggcggcgtctACCACGGCGTCCCCGACGGATCTGGCCTCACCACGGCGGcggccttcctccctccctctccatggCGCGGATCGACACGGCGCGGATCCACGACGGCGGCCTTCCCCCTCCCTCCTCGCGGCGGCGACGGCTGGGGCGTCCACGACGACGACGGTGACTGGGGCCAGATCCACGACGGTTGGGGCCAGATCCATGGCGGCGGCACCTGCTCCGGCGGGGATCCACGGCGGCGCGGCACGTGGAGGTAGGTACAacacttccctccctctccctcttccttcaTCTCCCTGGCCGCGGTGGTGGGCGGATCCGGTGCGGAGGAGCTCCCTGGCCGCGGTGGTGGGCGGATCCAGCCGGTGCGTCGGTGGGTTGGGCTGGGAACGTACGGGTTCGCTGGCGGGCTTGAGAatgggctcgccggtgggctcctgggttttttttgttttttttaatgatttaccgcggcgggcgtcctaatgtgcccgccgcggtaaatcgattaaccgcagcgggcaaagcggcccgccgcaggaaggccacgatttaccgtgacctttacGCGGTGGCGGACGCGTTTGCCCGCTGCGGGAAAGCAAATTCGTCCGCCACGAAAAACGTTTCTGGTAGTAGTGTGGGCTAGATGAGTATGCGATACTGATTAAATAAATTTAGACTTCATGTCATTGATGGACACAAATTGTTGTAACTTATGTAAGCACGGGCTATAAATCCAGATCACCAGATATGAAAGGCGGGAGTGCAGTTTGGAAAGTAGAAAAAGTGAGACGAAAGAAATTAAAGCGAGCCGAAAAAAACATTTGTTCTTTAATATTAAATGTACAGATTATTGCATAGTATTGTAAAACGTAGTATCGGGATTAAGTTTTATGTAAAAATCCTATGAAGCTTTTATGTAGGATCGGTTGATTGGGATACTAAAAAAATTAAGATGCATGATAGGATCGTTATCGTTTTGGCTT
Coding sequences within:
- the LOC136451683 gene encoding LEAF RUST 10 DISEASE-RESISTANCEUS RECEPTOR-LIKE PROTEIN KINASE-like 1.2 produces the protein MQTAVVVVLAALLLPLSALLRLGCLATATADADANRTTSGNDTSCAPATCGNLSITYPFSLAGVHPLECGYPAFGLTCDAAAGRAYLSKTFRVNLYRVLSISYDNRSMLVAVETAFSGDEACRIPDFNVSSGLGLFPVNTSATNWELTFVYNCKIPHNELLTGPCAKHPIGAYISKRPGDVENSRPQWVQANCSSASVPVRRNLTRESVYDSLISDGFLLDWPTLGDCDACKRKGGQCRFYELSFQCVNSSTSSRGGAKSLGLKIAGGIAAALLCVIILSIGFLLMLHKRRKRKRSASLAGLIRDGTPLASLRKEFSMTGSPRTHIFTYEELDEATDGFSDERELGVGGFGTVYKGTLRDGNVVAVKRLYKNSYKSVEQFQNEVEILSRLRHPNLVTLYGCTSPWSSRDLLLVYEYVPNGTLADHLHGARASASAAGSDDSAPPPPLTLSWPVRLGIAVETASALEYLHGVEPHQVVHRDVKTNNILLDEAFHVKVADFGLSRLFPAHATHVSTAPQGTPGYVDPMYHQCYQLTDKSDVYSFGVVLVELISSKPAVDMSRARAPGGGDVNLASMAVHMIQCYEIDRLVDPRIGYRTDGGTKRAVDLVAEMAFRCLQPEQDVRPPISEVLNALREAQRMEQDGCAVKAKDDMGLLKKSRDGSPDSVMYQWTSPSTTTHNSS